Within Bradymonas sediminis, the genomic segment TGCGGTCATCGCGTTCCTAGGCTCCTGATACCCCGTGAGATCCCACCCATGACTACTTCCAAAATTGCCACCGCTGCCCGCTGGATCCGCGACGCCGACCATATCCTGGTCTTCTGCGGCAGCGGCCTATCTGCCGAATCGGGGGTCCCGACTTTTCGCGGCGAAGACGGCCTCTATAACGACTCAAAGCTGCTCGAATACGCCCACGTCGACGCCCTGCGCGACAAGCCCGACGAGGCCCTGACCTGGTTTCATAAGGTCGTCGACATGCTCGAGCCCCTGCGCCCGAACGCCGGGCATTTCGCGCTCGCGCGCATCTGCCAGTCGCGCCCCTGCACCATCGTGACCCAGAACGTGGACCGCCTTTTGGAGCAGGCTATCGCGCAGAGCCCCGGGTCGAACCCGCCCGCCAAGGTCTGGCACCTGCACGGCTCGCTCTATAAGGCCAAATGCATGGACTGCGACGCGCCGCTTAAGACCATGCCCGAGGACCTGCTCGGCGCGCGCTGCCCCAAATGCGGCGGGCGCCTGCGCCCGGACGTCGTCCTCTTCGGCGAAGAACTCCCCGAAGCGCCCTATTTGCAGGCCCAGGGGGCCGCGCACGTCGCCGACCTGGTGCTGCTTCTGGGGACCTCGGGCATCGTCAACCCGGCCGCGATGCTCCCCGGCCTGGCCCGCTCCCACGGCGCCAAGCTTATCGAGATTAACCCCAACCCCACCGAGCTCAGCGCCCTGGCCCACCTGACCCTGCGCGGGCCGACCGGCGAGCTCTTGCCGGCCATCGAAAAACGCATTCGCTAAAGCCGGCGCCGGCGCCCCTAGGATTGCGATATGAAGCGGCGCAAAGTCTCTTGCTTCTGCGCTGAGCAGGCGATAGTTTCCAGACATATCACCGATATCTAACCAGCAAATATTTACCAGATGAATAGGGGTTGATGATGAGTAAAAAGACCGAGCAAATTCGAACAAATTGGATGGTTCAGTGGCGAAAAGAGGCTCTGGCCGACGACGCGGCGTGGCTGCGCGATATGCTGGAGAACCCGGACGCGACGACCTCGGAGCTCATCGACGCCCAGCTCACCCTGCTGTCGCTCATCCCGGTTGAGGAGCCCGAGGGGGATTGGGACCCGAATTATCTGCTGAGTTGGCAGCGCTACGACGCCGAGCTCGACGAGGACCTGGTCACCATCCAACTGCACGGCAAGAAGCACGCGCTGCTCTTCGCCGAGCCCGACACCCTCGAGGAGCTGCCGTTTGACCAGATCTTCGAGGCCCTGCAGACCGAGCGGGTCGCCATCGAGTCGGGCGACGACGATATC encodes:
- a CDS encoding SIR2 family NAD-dependent protein deacylase; translation: MTTSKIATAARWIRDADHILVFCGSGLSAESGVPTFRGEDGLYNDSKLLEYAHVDALRDKPDEALTWFHKVVDMLEPLRPNAGHFALARICQSRPCTIVTQNVDRLLEQAIAQSPGSNPPAKVWHLHGSLYKAKCMDCDAPLKTMPEDLLGARCPKCGGRLRPDVVLFGEELPEAPYLQAQGAAHVADLVLLLGTSGIVNPAAMLPGLARSHGAKLIEINPNPTELSALAHLTLRGPTGELLPAIEKRIR